A window from Dysidea avara chromosome 2, odDysAvar1.4, whole genome shotgun sequence encodes these proteins:
- the LOC136246365 gene encoding uncharacterized protein — protein MELLKISIAAVALLVCLFSQIEGDSTVMPDRQSWNSDDEDFAGGGNERGQDTLPCCVSRNFTFHSIADILNNISSDNTIVNITTDVVLSSIVTLEDLENIMIIGNRNPVVKCNVIDVGAVKFISCKNITIEGIQWEGCGSKDYPGIEFYNSSNVSFERCSFHNSKGSSVLLSQVSGNVYINNCNFTHKIKYSGHGAALHYSPNTNRHGQYKMVIQNSQFISNIATQSVVYIDGSGSWITGHACLQDNVFINNTGVPIFTSHTNLHIRGSVLFKGNTAKSGGGIYSRNSTVIFCDKSDVKFINISAADNGGSIYQIHSLMIFWANSTVTFKYNHARYNGGAIFSCNSSITFDGNSTVTFNNNTATHGGAVSCESSSHITFDGNSSVAFNNNEASIDGGAVYGWPSSRITFDGNPSVTFNNNTARYGGAVLCRDLSHITFDGNSSVTFNNNEASDFGGAVLFYDSSYITFDGNSSVTFNNNTARYGGAVYYRTSSNITFNGNSSVTFNNNEASVAGGAVYYTSDHEGAVLSHITFDGNSRVTFNNNEANYGGAVHCVSSFHITLFDGNSSVTFNNNEASDDGGAIFCKFSSHIRFDGNSSVRFHYNTARDGGAVSCVSLSHITFDGNSSVTFNNNTATHGGAVSCVSSSHITFDGNSSVTFNNNTATHGGAVSCESSSHITFDGNSSVAFNNNEASIDGGAVYGWPSSRITFDGNPSVTFNNNTARYGGAVLCRDLSHITFDGNSSVTFNNNEASDFGGAVLFYDSSYITFDGNSSVTFNNNTARYGGAVYYRTSSNITFNGNSSVTFNNNEASVAGGAVYYTSDHEGAVLSHITFDGNSRVTFNNNEANYGGAVHCVSSFHITLFDGNSSVTFNNNEASDDGGAIFCKFSSHIRFDGNSSVRFHYNTARDGGAVSCVSLSHITFDGNSSVTFNNNTATHGGAVSCVSSSHITFDGNSSVTFNNNTATHGGAVSCESSSHITFDGNSSVAFNNNEASIDGGAVYGWPSSRITFDGNPSVTFNNNTARYGGAVLCRDLSHITFDGNSSVTFNNNEASDFGGAVLFYDSSYITFDGNSSVTFNNNTARYGGAVYYRTSSNITFNGNSSVTFNNNEASDNGGAVYYSSDFEGAVLSHITFDGDTRVTFNNNEANYGGAVHCVSSFHITLFDGNSSVTFNNNEASDDGGAIFCKFSSHIRFDGNSSVRFHYNTARDGGAVSCVSLSHITFDGNSSVTFNNNTATHGGAVSCESSSHITFDGNSSVAFNNNEASIDGGAVYGWPSSRITFDGNPSVTFNNNTARYGGAVLCRDLSHITFDGNSSVTFNNNEASDFGGAVLFYDSSYITFDGNSSVTFNNNTARYGGAVYYRTSSNITFNGNSSVTFNTNKASESGGALYITDNSTVTVTEHSKVTYSNNEGTQYGGAIYCSDDSSITLEGKLTVKFMNNTSQYGGALSILQSTFVENASVNFTRNEAENGGAISVVQSSVTFMDNSRTEFFSNSAAGSGGAMHLTNHFTVSISHNSHNTFSHNTANRFGGAMYCDLTRSTESKITFNTTNITFHNNTGLTGSDVYVDMPTSCDEMCFSNSIVSKGYNHFDGVIKTSPRKLKFNDSAVTCIDNDNDTNCQIYLTRNIMLGQEIIRSACVMDYYNQPTESTQFVLRSEDQDHHIAGSDNVLISCTVFEGVSIKGMRVMGATNYTMTITSYDGSTSNLKEFSTKLIIELSPCHPGFHYDNNNTQTCVCYNDSDVVSCSGSASSIKRGYWFGIVDDKATVTICPNNYCNFACCETANGFYELSPVRTNQCISQRSGTACGGCKEGYTLSFDSIECVSVDTCTPGQTVLVVTLSILYWVVIVIIVFIVTYYHIGIGYLYAITYYYSVVDILLSEHLYSSQGLFTFISIMSSIAKVTPQFLGQLCLVTDMSGIDQQFIHYVHPLAVAIIIVVICQSARISYKFSSFVSRGIIHVISFLLLLSYTSVATTSLLILRSLTFHNVDKVYTYLSPDIEYLHGRHLPYFILAIICTLIIVIGLPFLLLLEPFLNNKINFTRIKPLLDQLQGCYKDKYRSFAAYYMTCRLVVILIIIADTSNNDASQYLLIFFNSLLAFIHMTIRPYRPDILNVFDGFVLHLMIVVSMIPLIDSYDPDLLLSFMFVLVILPLIPFLIMEIYLYKRTIKKITKYCVPPKPDTTNDNNEIPMREEFVDSVIDDSRRVNATICEIRESEMDDATHYRESFMEVMDEIKD, from the exons ATGGAACTCTTAAAAATTTCCATAGCTGCTGTTGCTCTGCTAGTGTGTTTGTTCAGCCAAATTGAAGGAGACAGTACAGTGATGCCTGATAGGCAATCTTGGAACAGTGATGATGAAGACTTTGCTGGTGGTGGAAATGAGAGAGGTCAGGATACACTTCCCTGCTGTGTATCTAGAAACTTTACTTTTCATTCAATTGCTGACATTCTAAATAACATCTCCAGTGATAACACCATTGTCAACATTACAACTGATGTTGTGTTGTCCTCTATTGTGACATTAGAAGATCTtgaaaatatcatgataatagGAAACAGAAATCCTGTTGTAAAGTGTAATGTTATCGATGTTGGTGCAGTAAAATTCATCTCCTGCAAGAATATAACCATAGAAGGTATCCAGTGGGAGGGGTGTGGCTCTAAAGATTATCCAGGAATTGAATTCTACAACTCATCCAATGTTTCATTTGAAAGATGCTCATTCCATAACTCCAAAGGAAGTAGTGTTTTACTTTCACAAGTGTCCGGAAATGTGTACATTAACAATTGCAATTTTACACACAAAATTAAATACAGTGGACATGGAGCGGCTCTACATTATTCACCAAATACTAATAGACATGGTCAATACAAAATGGTGATCCAAAATAGCCAATTCATTTCCAATATAGCCACACAAAGTGTAGTTTATATTGATGGTTCAGGTAGCTGGATCACTGGTCATGCTTGTTTACAAGACAATGTGTTTATCAACAACACAGGAGTACCAATTTTCACTTCACATACTAATCTTCATATTAGAGGTAGTGTGTTGTTCAAGGGTAATACAGCAAAGTCTGGTGGAGGAATTTATAGCAGGAACTCCACTGTCATATTTTGTGATAAGTCTGATGTAAAATTTATTAATATCTCTGCTGCAGATAATGGTGGATCTATTTATCAAATTCATTCCTTGATGATCTTTTGGGCAAACTCAACAGTGACATTTAAGTACAACCATGCAAGGTATAATGGTGGTGCCATATTCAGTTGTAATTCCagtatcacatttgatggtaactcaactGTAACATTTAACAATAATACAGCCACACATGGAGGAGCTGTATCTTGTGagtcttcatctcatatcacatttgatggtaactcaagtgtagcatttaataataatgaagccagtattgatggaggagctgtatatggcTGGCCTTCATCTcgtatcacatttgatggtaacccaagtgtaacatttaataacaatACAGCTAGATATGGAGGAGCTGTACTTTGTCGTGAtttatctcatatcacatttgatggtaactcaagcgtaacatttaataataatgaagccagtgatTTTGGAGGAGCTGTACTTTTTTATGATTCATCttatatcacatttgatggtaactcaagtgtaacatttaataataatacagccagatatggaggagctgtatattacAGGACTTCATCTAATATCACATTtaatggtaactcaagtgtaacatttaataataatgaagccagtgttgctggaggagctgtatattatACCAGTGATCATGAAGGAGCTGTATTATCTCATattacatttgatggtaactcaagagtaacatttaataataatgaagccaactatggaggagctgtacattgtgtgtcttcaTTTCATATCACAttatttgatggtaactcaagtgtaacatttaataacaatGAAGCCAGTGATGATGGAGGAGCTATATTTTGTAAGTTTTCATCTCATATCagatttgatggtaactcaagtgtaagatttcattataatacagccagggatggaggagctgtatctTGTGTGTCtttatctcatatcacatttgatggtaactcaagtgtaacatttaacaaTAATACAGCCACACATGGAGGAGCTGTATCTTGTGtgtcttcatctcatatcacatttgatggtaactcaagtgtaacatttaacaaTAATACAGCCACACATGGAGGAGCTGTATCTTGTGagtcttcatctcatatcacatttgatggtaactcaagtgtagcatttaataataatgaagccagtattgatggaggagctgtatatggcTGGCCTTCATCTcgtatcacatttgatggtaacccaagtgtaacatttaataacaatACAGCTAGATATGGAGGAGCTGTACTTTGTCGTGAtttatctcatatcacatttgatggcaACTCAAgcgtaacatttaataataatgaagccagtgatTTTGGAGGAGCTGTACTTTTTTATGATTCATCttatatcacatttgatggtaactcaagtgtaacatttaataataatacagccagatatggaggagctgtatattacAGGACTTCATCTAATATCACATTtaatggtaactcaagtgtaacatttaataataatgaagccagtgttgctggaggagctgtatattatACCAGTGATCATGAAGGAGCTGTATTATCTCATattacatttgatggtaactcaagagtaacatttaataataatgaagccaactatggaggagctgtacattgtgtgtcttcaTTTCATATCACAttatttgatggtaactcaagtgtaacatttaataacaatGAAGCCAGTGATGATGGAGGAGCTATATTTTGTAAGTTTTCATCTCATATCagatttgatggtaactcaagtgtaagatttcattataatacagccagggatggaggagctgtatctTGTGTGTCtttatctcatatcacatttgatggtaactcaagtgtaacatttaacaaTAATACAGCCACACATGGAGGAGCTGTATCTTGTGtgtcttcatctcatatcacatttgatggtaactcaagtgtaacatttaacaaTAATACAGCCACACATGGAGGAGCTGTATCTTGTGagtcttcatctcatatcacatttgatggtaactcaagtgtagcatttaataataatgaagccagtattgatggaggagctgtatatggcTGGCCTTCATCTcgtatcacatttgatggtaacccaagtgtaacatttaataacaatACAGCTAGATATGGAGGAGCTGTACTTTGTCGTGAtttatctcatatcacatttgatggcaACTCAAgcgtaacatttaataataatgaagccagtgatTTTGGAGGAGCTGTACTTTTTTATGATTCATCttatatcacatttgatggtaactcaagtgtaacatttaataataatacagccagatatggaggagctgtatattacAGGACTTCATCTAATATCACATTtaatggtaactcaagtgtaacattcaataataatgaagccagtgataatggaggagctgtatattatAGCAGTGATTTTGAAGGAGCTGTAttatctcatatcacatttgatggtgaCACAAgagtaacatttaataataatgaagccaactatggaggagctgtacattgtgtgtcttcaTTTCATATCACAttatttgatggtaactcaagtgtaacatttaataacaatGAAGCCAGTGATGATGGAGGAGCTATATTTTGTAAGTTTTCATCTCATATCagatttgatggtaactcaagtgtaagatttcattataatacagccagggatggaggagctgtatctTGTGTGTCtttatctcatatcacatttgatggtaactcaagtgtaacatttaacaaTAATACAGCCACACATGGAGGAGCTGTATCTTGTGagtcttcatctcatatcacatttgatggtaactcaagtgtagcatttaataataatgaagccagtattgatggaggagctgtatatggcTGGCCTTCATCTcgtatcacatttgatggtaacccaagtgtaacatttaataacaatACAGCTAGATATGGAGGAGCTGTACTTTGTCGTGAtttatctcatatcacatttgatggtaactcaagcgtaacatttaataataatgaagccagtgatTTTGGAGGAGCTGTACTTTTTTATGATTCATCttatatcacatttgatggtaactcaagtgtaacatttaataataatacagccagatatggaggagctgtatattacAGGACTTCATCTAATATCACATTtaatggtaactcaagtgtaacgtTCAATACTAATAAAGCAAGTGAAAGTGGCGGAGCACTGTACATTACCGACAATTCCACTGTGACTGTTACAGAACATTCAAAAGTTACTTATTCTAATAATGAAGGTACTCAGTATGGTGGAGCAATCTATTGTAGTGATGACTCCAGCATTACACTAGAAGGAAAACTTACAGTGAAGTTTATGAACAATACATCTCAATATGGTGGAGCCTTATCAATTCTACAATCAACATTTGTGGAAAATGCTTCAGTAAATTTCACCAGGAATGAGGCAGAGAATGGGGGAGCCATCTCTGTTGTGCAGTCTTCTGTAACATTTATGGATAATTCCCGTACAGAGTTTTTCAGTAATTCAGCTGCAGGAAGTGGTGGGGCCATGCATCTAACCAATCACTTCACTGTAAGTATATCCCATAATTCTCATAACACATTTTCCCACAACACTGCTAATCGCTTTGGTGGGGCCATGTATTGTGACCTGACAAGAAGTACTGAGAGTAAAATTACATTTAACACTACAAATATTACATTTCATAACAACACTGGCCTAACAGGTTCTGATGTTTATGTTGACATGCCAACATCATGTGATGAGATGTGTTTCAGCAACAGCATCGTTAGCAAAGGATATAATCATTTTGACGGAGTCATTAAAACATCTCCTAGAAAACTAAAATTTAATGACTCGGCAGTTACATGTATTGACAATGACAATGATACAAATTGTCAGATTTATCTAACAAGAAATATAATGCTAGGTCAGGAAATTATAAGGAGTGCTTGTGTAATGGATTATTACAATCAACCTACTGAATCAACACAATTTGTTCTGAGAAGTGAAGATCAAGATCATCATATTGCTGGATCAGACAATGTGTTAATATCATGTACAGTATTTGAAGGAGTGAGTATAAAGGGGATGAGAGTTATGGGGGCTACTAATTATACAATGACTATCACTTCATATGATGGCAGTACTTCTAACTTAAAGGAGTTTTCCACTAAGCTAATAATTGAACTATCACCATGTCACCCTGGTTTCCattatgataataataatacacaaacATGTGTATGCTACAATGATAGTGATGTTGTGTCTTGTTCTGGTAGTGCATCATCTATcaaaagaggttactggtttggtaTAGTTGATGATAAAGCTACAGTGACGATTTGTCCTAATAACTATTGTAATTTTGCTTGTTGTGAAACAGCTAATGGATTTTATGAACTTTCACCAGTCAGAACAAATCAGTGCATTTCACAGCGATCTGGTACAGCTTGTGGTGGTTGTAAGGAAGGCTATACTCTTTCATTTGATTCTATAGAATGTGTAAGTGTTGACACATGTACACCTGGACAAACAGTACTTGTGGTAACATTATCAATCCTATACTGGGTGGTGATAGTTATAATAGTGTTCATTGTGACATACTATCACATTGGGATTGGTTATTTGTAtgctattacatactattacagtgTGGTGGATATTTTGCTGAGTGAACACTTGTACTCATCACAAGGATTATTTACATTTATTAGCATTATGTCCAGTATTGCAAAAGTTACACCACAATTTTTAGGACAGCTCTGTTTAGTAACTGATATGAGTGGAATTGACCAACAGTTCATTCATTATGTCCATCCACTAGCTGTTGCCATTATCATTGTAGTAATCTGCCAATCAGCAAGAATATCATACAAGTTTTCATCATTCGTTAGTAGAGGAATTATCCATGTTATCTCTTTTCTTCTATTGTTATCATACACTTCTGTGGCAACAACTTCATTACTGATATTGAGATCACTGACATTTCATAATGTGgataaggtttacacttaccTGTCACCTGACATAGAATATTTACATGGCCGTCATCTACCATATTTTATTCTAGCAATAATATGCACTCTAATTATTGTAATTGGTCTGCCATTTCTACTTTTATTGGAGCCATTTCTTAACAACAAAATCAACTTTACCCGAATAAAACCATTGTTAGATCAGcttcaaggatgttacaaagacaagtatcgttcatttgcagcttattacatgACATGTCGACTGGTTGTTATTTTGATAATTATTGCCGATACATCAAATAATGACGCTTCCCAGTATTTATTGATCTTTTTCAATTCCTTGTTAGCCTTTATACATATGACAATAAGGCCATATAGACCTGACATTCTTAATGTGTTTGATGGCTTTGTGTTGCATTTgatgattgtggtttcaatgATACCACTTATTGACAGTTATGATCCTGATTTATTGCTATCATTTATGTTTGTATTAGTTATACTGCCCTTAATACCATTTCTGATAATGGAAATTTACCTTTACAAAAGGACAATTAAGAAAATCACTAAATATTGTGTACCACCTAAACCTGACACTACCAATGACAACAATGAGATACCAATGAGAGAAGAGTTCGTTGATAGTGTTATTGATGATAGCAGAAGGGTGAATGCTACTATATGTGAAAT CAGAGAATCAGAGATGGATGATGCCACTCACTATCGTGAATCCTTCATGGAAGTGATGGATGAGATTAAAGACTGA
- the LOC136246366 gene encoding uncharacterized protein, with translation MEGLDKLKGSRKAYRSHLTRLYGKLEELNLSQPATEETITAVTSHLDQLQRKAEAIQQLDSKIQSIMEEPSDIESDVLYSLDIQDTLIERMTRLKRYLEKARATTVTHSTTETTARATASRLPKLDLPRYSGDPLGWQTFWDSFKAAVHSSTHLTGIEKFNYLRGQLDGEASRAVSGLTLTDANYEQSVALLESRFGKKQRIINAHMQALTDLPTPSNNAASLRQLYDTLESHIRGLEALGKTKDTFGDFLIPIIFRRLPSAIRRNLTRDHTSEEWNIDEVRRAIEKEIIVLESGLDNQGDSGRSTITGSFLTGIRKGQSGQQLADKRFVSAKPTCVNCKGLHSSAQCNVVVDVKARLEVVKRGRLCFNCLGSHRAMNCNSKNRCRLCHKKHHTTLCGMDNPLISGATTVRQQNATSQPPQTSQVSPPLTSQTPQGSLNPASNSFVPTQQHISEYTMATQPLLVVKRNPQCLLKTAIALVRVGNKRISANVLFDEGAQRSFVTETLAAQLGASPHHKESLAISSFGGSTSLNNQVSLVNFILETTEGDIKISALVVPKIAAPIQNFVRSDLHNLPHL, from the coding sequence ATGGAAGGGCTAGACAAGTTAAAGGGATCTCGAAAGGCATATCGATCCCATTTAACGCGCCTTTATGGAAAGTTGGAGGAACTGAATCTCTCGCAACCCGCGACTGAAGAGACCATCACTGCTGTTACTTCTCACCTCGACCAACTTCAGCGTAAAGCCGAAGCAATTCAACAACTCGACTCTAAGATCCAATCTATAATGGAAGAGCCATCGGACATAGAAAGTGACGTACTGTACTCATTAGACATTCAGGATACGCTAATTGAGAGAATGACTCGTCTTAAACGTTACTTAGAGAAGGCTAGAGCAACAACTGTGACTCACTCGACTACTGAGACCACTGCCAGAGCAACTGCTAGTCGTCTGCCAAAGCTTGACTTGCCAAGATACTCTGGGGACCCACTAGGCTGGCAGACTTTTTGGGACTCCTTCAAGGCTGCTGTCCATTCAAGCACGCATCTTACTGGTATTGAGAAATTCAATTATCTACGTGGACAGTTGGATGGTGAAGCTTCTAGAGCAGTTAGTGGACTTACCTTAACAGATGCCAACTATGAGCAGTCAGTTGCGCTCCTAGAATCCAGATTTGGAAAGAAGCAACGCATCATTAATGCACATATGCAAGCTTTGACAGACCTTCCTACCCCTTCCAACAATGCAGCCAGTCTCCGCCAACTTTATGACACTTTGGAAAGCCATATACGAGGATTAGAGGCATTGGGAAAGACTAAGGATACATTTGGAGATTTTTTAATTCCTATCATCTTCAGAAGGTTACCATCAGCTATCAGACGAAACCTTACACGTGACCACACCTCGGAGGAATGGAACATAGATGAAGTGCGCAGGGCTATAGAGAAAGAGATCATTGTACTGGAGTCTGGTCTAGACAATCAAGGTGACAGCGGTCGATCGACCATCACAGGATCCTTTCTCACAGGAATACGTAAGGGACAGTCTGGACAACAGTTAGCTGATAAGAGATTTGTGAGTGCTAAACCAACTTGTGTTAATTGTAAGGGACTGCACAGCTCAGCACAGTGTAATGTTGTAGTGGATGTAAAAGCACGGCTAGAGGTGGTAAAGAGGGGGAGGTTGTGTTTCAATTGTTTGGGCAGTCACAGAGCAATGAATTGTAACTCTAAGAATCGGTGTAGATTGTGCCATAAGAAGCACCATACTACTTTATGTGGAATGGACAATCCACTTATCAGTGGAGCTACAACTGTAAGACAACAGAATGCCACATCACAACCCCCACAGACCAGCCAAGTTTCACCTCCTCTAACCAGTCAAACTCCACAAGGTTCACTGAACCCTGCTTCAAACAGTTTTGTCCCCACACAACAACACATTAGTGAATACACAATGGCTACACAACCCCTGCTTGTTGTTAAGCGTAACCCTCAGTGTCTATTGAAGACAGCCATTGCACTTGTTAGAGTTGGTAATAAACGCATTTCTGCAAATGTACTATTTGATGAAGGAGCACAAAGGTCCTTTGTTACTGAAACCTTAGCTGCTCAACTAGGTGCAAGCCCACATCACAAGGAGAGCTTAGCGATTTCATCATTTGGTGGATCAACCTCCCTTAACAATCAAGTCAGTTTAGTCAATTTTATCCTAGAAACAACTGAAGGTGACATCAAGATTTCGGCCTTAGTGGTTCCAAAAATTGCCGCACCCATCCAGAATTTTGTGAGGTCAGACTTGCACAATCTTCCTCATTTATGA